From the genome of Flavobacterium luteolum, one region includes:
- a CDS encoding tetratricopeptide repeat-containing sensor histidine kinase, protein MVTKKAQFFLYIILIFTIFFACQKKKYLTEKITNNKVEIGKIINAADSFYKNKELDSAFYFYNKARTKCNPNEDAKNYVYCMYYMAEIQQAHEDFIGSTKTATEVIPYLNKIKDPNYIWNIYSVLGRNYYYTYDYPNAIYYYSKAFNLKIDRINVLEAKNNIATIYIKQHKYNNALQTFLSISKEKIVQQNPIYYSKILDYIGYCYFKLNDSKALSFYKKSLQISTKSKNEDGLGKTYYNLAQYYYNNKTLSMMYAKLSYKNYTLSGNTNNRLLALKFIIENTNSASETKEKALLYIKENHSIYAFRQKAKNQFAKMKYDSKREKDENLKLKAQKIKNELQLEKQESKNIISYIVMILASCLIVFVYYYLTARTTRQKIEATYRSETRISKKLHDELANDIYHTLAFVENRNLSIEENRSHLLKKLDDIYSRTRDVSMENNSILSSQNFTISLKEMISGFNTSKMNLLINGLDEISWDQLDEIKKVSVYRTIQELLVNMKKHSNATLVAITFKKRDNTIIINYTDNGKGIDSNKMVHKNGLHNIENRILAIKGKVEIHSDFGKGFKVLIKFPV, encoded by the coding sequence ATGGTTACAAAAAAAGCACAATTTTTTCTATATATAATTTTAATTTTTACAATCTTTTTTGCCTGTCAGAAGAAAAAATATTTAACAGAGAAAATTACAAATAACAAGGTCGAAATAGGAAAGATAATAAATGCTGCTGATTCATTTTATAAGAATAAAGAGTTAGATAGTGCATTTTACTTTTACAATAAAGCGAGAACAAAATGCAATCCAAACGAAGATGCCAAAAACTACGTTTACTGCATGTACTATATGGCCGAAATCCAACAAGCACATGAAGATTTTATTGGAAGCACGAAGACTGCCACAGAGGTAATTCCTTATTTAAATAAAATTAAAGATCCAAATTACATATGGAATATCTATAGTGTTTTAGGAAGAAACTATTATTATACTTATGATTACCCAAATGCTATTTACTATTACTCTAAAGCCTTTAATTTAAAAATCGACAGGATCAACGTACTTGAAGCAAAAAATAACATAGCCACAATTTATATAAAACAGCACAAGTATAATAACGCGCTTCAAACTTTTCTCTCCATTAGTAAAGAAAAAATTGTACAGCAAAATCCAATTTATTATTCCAAAATATTAGACTATATAGGTTACTGTTATTTCAAACTCAACGATTCGAAAGCTTTGAGCTTTTATAAAAAGAGTTTACAAATTAGCACTAAATCAAAAAATGAAGATGGATTAGGCAAAACGTATTATAATCTTGCCCAATATTATTACAACAATAAAACTTTATCGATGATGTATGCTAAATTAAGCTACAAAAACTACACCTTGTCTGGAAATACTAATAATCGTTTGCTTGCTTTAAAATTTATTATAGAAAACACTAATTCTGCTTCAGAGACAAAAGAAAAGGCACTTCTCTATATAAAAGAGAATCATAGTATTTATGCATTCAGACAAAAGGCAAAAAATCAATTTGCAAAAATGAAATATGATTCTAAAAGGGAAAAAGATGAAAACTTAAAATTAAAAGCCCAAAAAATCAAAAATGAACTGCAATTAGAAAAACAAGAAAGCAAAAATATTATCTCATATATCGTAATGATATTAGCCTCATGCTTAATTGTTTTTGTTTATTATTATCTGACTGCACGAACTACTCGTCAAAAAATTGAAGCAACTTATCGAAGCGAAACTCGAATTTCAAAAAAACTACATGACGAATTAGCTAATGATATTTACCATACGCTTGCCTTTGTAGAGAACAGAAATCTATCTATTGAAGAAAACAGAAGTCATTTATTGAAAAAGCTAGATGATATCTATTCTAGAACAAGAGATGTATCAATGGAAAATAATTCGATTTTGAGCAGTCAAAATTTTACAATTTCACTTAAAGAGATGATTTCCGGGTTTAATACGTCTAAGATGAACCTCTTAATAAATGGATTAGATGAAATTTCATGGGATCAATTGGATGAAATTAAAAAAGTATCTGTTTACAGAACTATTCAAGAATTGTTGGTAAATATGAAAAAACATAGTAACGCCACTTTGGTTGCCATAACTTTTAAGAAAAGAGACAATACTATTATAATCAATTATACAGACAACGGCAAAGGAATTGATTCAAACAAAATGGTTCACAAAAATGGCTTGCATAATATTGAGAATAGAATTCTAGCCATAAAAGGCAAGGTTGAAATTCATTCAGATTTTGGAAAAGGTTTTAAGGTTTTAATTAAATTTCCTGTATAA
- a CDS encoding asparagine synthetase B gives MNKGLLYFFILLVTFSSRASFILLPMDETTQQNHLKAYGITYWCLSRDYKASWLLNYRGGSFLLPDADEIRKECKIRGVSFEVISDSEQASILNEISSPSQNMESVILEKAPKIAVYTPKGKQPWDDAVTLVLTYAEIPFTPIYDEEVLSDQLLMYDWLHLHHEDFTGQYGKFYAAYKNTPWYIDQKKDAEALAAKLGYAKVSQEKGAVAKKIRDFVIGGGFMFAMCSATDSFDIALAADGVDICEAMFDGDASEANYQSKLNYNNSFAFKNFTLERRPEVYEFSDIDMTTKRRILMEKDYFTLMEFSAKWDPIPSMLCQNHTQLVKGFMGQTTSFDTSLIKSNILIMGTCELNGESRYIHGEKGKGMFTFFGGHDPEDFQHQVGDPPTVLDLHPNSPGYRLILNNVLFPAARKKKLKT, from the coding sequence ATGAATAAGGGTTTACTCTACTTTTTTATACTATTAGTTACATTTAGTTCAAGAGCTTCGTTTATCTTACTTCCGATGGACGAAACAACACAGCAAAATCATTTAAAAGCGTACGGAATTACTTATTGGTGCTTAAGTAGGGATTATAAAGCGAGTTGGCTTTTAAATTACCGTGGTGGGTCTTTTTTACTTCCTGATGCTGATGAGATTAGAAAAGAATGCAAAATACGGGGAGTAAGCTTTGAAGTAATCTCAGATAGTGAACAAGCTTCTATTTTAAATGAAATATCGAGTCCTTCTCAAAATATGGAATCGGTGATTTTAGAAAAGGCGCCAAAAATAGCAGTTTATACTCCAAAAGGAAAACAGCCTTGGGATGATGCGGTGACTTTGGTTTTAACTTATGCAGAGATTCCTTTTACCCCAATCTACGATGAAGAAGTTTTAAGTGATCAATTATTAATGTATGATTGGTTGCACCTGCATCATGAAGATTTTACTGGACAATATGGGAAATTTTATGCTGCCTATAAAAATACACCTTGGTATATTGACCAAAAAAAAGATGCTGAAGCCTTAGCGGCAAAATTAGGATATGCAAAAGTGTCTCAGGAAAAAGGAGCAGTTGCAAAAAAAATTAGAGATTTTGTGATTGGAGGAGGCTTTATGTTTGCCATGTGTTCTGCTACAGATAGTTTTGATATTGCTCTTGCGGCCGATGGAGTAGATATTTGTGAAGCTATGTTTGACGGAGACGCAAGCGAAGCTAATTATCAGTCAAAATTAAACTATAACAACTCTTTTGCCTTCAAAAACTTTACTTTGGAGCGAAGACCTGAGGTTTATGAATTTTCGGATATTGATATGACCACTAAAAGGAGAATATTGATGGAGAAAGATTATTTTACTTTAATGGAATTTTCTGCAAAATGGGATCCAATTCCGAGTATGTTGTGCCAAAACCATACACAGTTGGTAAAAGGTTTCATGGGACAGACAACTTCATTTGATACTTCATTAATAAAATCGAATATCTTGATTATGGGAACCTGTGAATTAAATGGTGAATCAAGATATATTCATGGAGAAAAAGGCAAGGGAATGTTTACTTTTTTTGGCGGACATGATCCAGAAGATTTTCAGCACCAGGTTGGAGATCCTCCAACAGTTTTAGATTTACACCCTAATTCGCCAGGATATAGGTTGATTTTAAATAATGTTTTATTTCCTGCTGCTAGAAAAAAGAAGCTTAAAACTTAA
- a CDS encoding carboxymuconolactone decarboxylase family protein, translating into MKSRIVIPQVAPEAYQAMLGLEKYIASTSLSPVHKELIKIRASQINGCAYCINMHTADARKLGVTEERIYLLSAWREADFYSEEEKAILALTEEITLISNHVSEEVYQNAAKLFDEKYLAEIILAIITINAWNRIGIATGMRAQ; encoded by the coding sequence ATGAAATCAAGAATTGTTATCCCACAGGTTGCTCCAGAAGCTTATCAAGCCATGTTAGGCTTAGAAAAATATATCGCATCAACATCATTGTCTCCAGTGCACAAAGAATTAATCAAAATTAGGGCGTCTCAAATAAATGGATGCGCTTATTGTATCAACATGCACACTGCTGATGCGCGAAAACTAGGTGTTACAGAAGAACGCATCTATTTATTAAGCGCGTGGCGTGAGGCTGATTTTTATTCTGAAGAAGAAAAAGCAATATTGGCTTTGACCGAAGAAATTACTTTAATAAGCAATCACGTTTCTGAAGAAGTTTATCAAAATGCAGCCAAATTATTTGACGAAAAATACCTTGCCGAAATCATTTTAGCTATTATCACAATTAATGCTTGGAATAGAATAGGAATTGCAACAGGAATGCGTGCCCAATAA
- the rpmI gene encoding 50S ribosomal protein L35 translates to MPKMKTKSSAKKRFKVTGSGKIKRKHAFKSHILTKKSKKRKLALTHSALVHSTDMKSIKQQLRII, encoded by the coding sequence ATGCCTAAAATGAAAACAAAATCTAGCGCTAAGAAACGTTTTAAAGTTACTGGCTCTGGAAAAATTAAAAGAAAGCATGCTTTTAAAAGTCACATCTTGACTAAAAAATCTAAAAAACGTAAATTAGCTTTGACACACTCAGCGCTAGTTCACTCAACAGATATGAAAAGCATCAAACAACAATTAAGAATTATCTAA
- the thrS gene encoding threonine--tRNA ligase: MIKITLPDGSIREFAQGVTPMEVAKNISEGFARNVISASFNGTTIETETPLTTDGNLILYTWNDAEGKKAFWHSTSHVMAQALEELYPGIKLTLGPAISNGFYYDVDFEDQKISEADFKKIEDRILEIARGKFDFKMRPVTKAEALEMYKDNVYKTELISNLEDGTITFCDHATFTDLCRGGHIPNTGIIKAVKIMSVAGAYWRGDEKNKQLTRVYGTSFPKQKDLTEYLELLEEAKRRDHRKLGKELELFAFSQKVGQGLPLWLPKGAALRDRLEQFLKKAQKKAGYEQVVSPHIGQKELYVTSGHYAKYGADSFQPIHTPAEGEEFLLKPMNCPHHCEIYNVRPWSYKDLPKRYAEFGTVYRYEQSGELHGLTRVRGFTQDDAHIFCTPEQLDEEFKKVIDLVLYVFGSLGFENFTAQISLRDQEDREKYIGTDENWEKAENAIINAAKDKGLNTVVEYGEAAFYGPKLDFMVKDALGRQWQLGTIQVDYNLPERFELTYKGADNELHRPVMIHRAPFGSMERFIAILLEHTAGNFPLWLMPEQAIILSLSEKYENYAKKVLDLLENHEIRALIDNRNETIGKKIRDAEMQKIPFMLIVGEEEEKNGTISIRRHGQEGKGNITVSIEEFASIVDEEIKKTLKVFTV, encoded by the coding sequence ATGATCAAGATTACTTTACCCGATGGGTCAATTAGAGAGTTCGCTCAAGGCGTAACTCCAATGGAGGTCGCTAAAAACATTAGCGAAGGTTTTGCTAGAAACGTGATTTCTGCATCTTTTAATGGTACAACTATTGAAACCGAGACTCCATTGACGACCGACGGTAATCTTATACTATATACTTGGAATGATGCTGAAGGTAAAAAAGCTTTCTGGCATTCGACTTCGCACGTAATGGCTCAAGCTCTTGAGGAATTGTACCCAGGAATTAAATTAACTCTTGGACCTGCAATTTCTAATGGCTTCTATTATGATGTAGATTTTGAAGATCAGAAAATTTCTGAAGCTGATTTCAAAAAGATCGAAGACCGTATTCTTGAAATTGCAAGAGGAAAGTTTGATTTTAAAATGCGTCCAGTAACTAAAGCGGAAGCATTGGAAATGTATAAAGACAACGTTTACAAGACTGAATTGATTTCAAATCTTGAAGATGGAACTATTACATTCTGCGACCACGCTACTTTTACTGACTTATGCCGCGGTGGTCATATTCCAAACACTGGAATTATCAAAGCCGTAAAAATCATGAGTGTTGCTGGTGCTTACTGGAGAGGTGATGAGAAAAACAAACAGTTAACTCGCGTTTACGGAACTTCTTTCCCTAAACAAAAAGATTTAACTGAGTATCTTGAACTTCTTGAGGAAGCAAAACGCCGTGATCATCGTAAATTAGGAAAAGAACTTGAACTGTTCGCTTTCTCTCAGAAAGTTGGCCAAGGTTTACCTTTATGGCTACCAAAAGGAGCTGCCTTAAGAGATCGTTTGGAGCAATTCTTGAAAAAAGCTCAAAAGAAAGCTGGATACGAACAAGTTGTGAGTCCGCACATTGGTCAAAAAGAACTTTATGTAACTTCTGGTCACTATGCTAAATATGGAGCTGATAGTTTCCAACCAATTCATACGCCAGCAGAAGGTGAAGAATTTTTATTAAAACCAATGAACTGCCCTCACCACTGTGAGATTTACAATGTAAGACCTTGGTCATATAAGGATTTACCTAAGCGTTATGCTGAATTTGGAACCGTTTATAGATACGAGCAATCTGGTGAATTACACGGTTTAACACGTGTTAGAGGATTTACTCAAGATGACGCACATATTTTCTGTACTCCAGAACAGTTGGATGAAGAGTTCAAAAAAGTAATTGACCTTGTATTATATGTATTTGGTTCATTAGGTTTTGAAAACTTTACAGCTCAAATCTCATTACGAGATCAGGAAGACAGAGAAAAATACATTGGTACAGATGAAAACTGGGAGAAAGCCGAAAATGCTATCATCAATGCAGCAAAAGACAAAGGTCTTAATACTGTTGTAGAATATGGTGAAGCCGCATTTTATGGTCCGAAACTAGATTTCATGGTAAAAGATGCTTTGGGAAGACAATGGCAATTAGGAACAATTCAGGTAGATTACAACTTGCCTGAGCGTTTTGAATTGACTTACAAAGGTGCTGATAATGAATTACATCGCCCTGTTATGATTCACAGAGCTCCTTTTGGATCTATGGAACGTTTTATAGCAATTTTACTAGAGCATACAGCAGGAAATTTCCCACTTTGGCTAATGCCTGAGCAGGCTATTATCTTGTCTTTGAGCGAGAAATACGAAAATTATGCTAAAAAAGTTTTAGATTTGCTAGAAAATCACGAAATTCGCGCCCTAATTGACAACCGAAACGAAACTATCGGTAAGAAAATTAGAGATGCAGAGATGCAGAAAATTCCATTTATGCTTATCGTTGGTGAGGAAGAAGAGAAAAACGGTACAATTTCTATTCGTCGTCACGGACAAGAAGGAAAAGGCAATATCACAGTTTCGATTGAAGAATTTGCTTCGATTGTTGACGAAGAAATAAAAAAGACATTAAAAGTATTTACAGTTTAA
- a CDS encoding Crp/Fnr family transcriptional regulator, whose protein sequence is MQNALILHIQKFIDLAHSEIDLLESSLSLSQIKKKEHVLQEGQICNTMYFIVKGCMRQYIINSKGTEQTLQFGIENWWITDYLSYHNHIPSSFYLQAIETSEVIAIDKNVLESLLIEIPNLERYFRIVTQKSFGATQMRIKFLFTMSAEERYHHFNDNFPDFVQRVPQYMLASYLDFSAEFMSKIRAGKV, encoded by the coding sequence ATGCAAAACGCACTTATCCTTCATATTCAAAAGTTTATTGATCTAGCACATTCTGAGATTGATTTATTAGAATCTTCTCTTAGTCTTTCGCAGATCAAGAAAAAAGAACATGTACTTCAAGAAGGCCAAATCTGTAATACAATGTATTTTATTGTAAAAGGCTGTATGCGTCAATATATAATCAATTCTAAAGGTACTGAGCAAACACTTCAATTTGGAATTGAAAACTGGTGGATTACTGATTATTTGAGTTACCATAATCATATCCCATCAAGCTTTTATTTGCAAGCAATAGAGACGTCAGAGGTTATTGCTATTGATAAAAACGTTTTGGAGTCATTACTAATTGAAATTCCAAATCTTGAAAGATACTTTAGAATCGTTACTCAAAAAAGTTTCGGCGCAACACAAATGCGAATTAAATTCTTGTTTACGATGTCTGCTGAAGAAAGATATCATCATTTTAATGACAATTTTCCAGATTTTGTACAACGCGTTCCTCAATACATGCTTGCCTCCTACTTAGATTTTTCTGCGGAATTTATGAGTAAAATAAGAGCCGGAAAAGTCTGA
- a CDS encoding endonuclease/exonuclease/phosphatase family protein: protein MKRNLSLLLLLFTFLSFSQTKVLSWNIENFGKSKSYIHLNHIAKTISNYDIVAIQEVVAGSGGAQSVAKLASLLNQTGNNWDYTISDPTSSSSYKTERYAFIWKTRKAKLKNRPWLEKKFSVEIDREPYFATFEINKKTITLVNFHAITQKKQPETEIKYFKFLPNQYPDLNLVFLGDFNCPEKHTVFNPLKKMGYASVLKNQKTTLKHKCKNGICLASEFDNIFYKTTNLKVSNSGIIKFYEDFDSLQNARKVSDHIPIWFEFSLN, encoded by the coding sequence ATGAAAAGAAATCTCAGCCTCCTCTTATTACTCTTTACATTTTTATCTTTTTCGCAAACCAAGGTTTTATCTTGGAATATAGAGAACTTTGGCAAATCCAAATCTTACATCCATTTAAATCATATTGCCAAAACAATATCCAATTATGATATTGTTGCAATTCAAGAAGTAGTAGCCGGAAGTGGAGGCGCTCAAAGTGTTGCAAAACTTGCATCATTACTCAATCAAACAGGAAATAATTGGGATTACACAATAAGTGATCCAACCTCTAGCAGTAGTTATAAAACAGAACGTTACGCATTTATTTGGAAAACTCGCAAAGCCAAATTAAAAAACAGACCTTGGCTAGAGAAAAAATTTAGTGTAGAAATTGATCGGGAACCATATTTTGCTACGTTTGAAATTAATAAAAAGACCATCACCCTTGTCAATTTTCATGCAATAACACAAAAAAAGCAACCCGAAACAGAAATCAAATATTTCAAATTCTTACCAAATCAATATCCCGATTTAAATCTTGTTTTCTTAGGCGATTTTAACTGTCCTGAAAAACACACCGTTTTTAATCCGTTAAAAAAAATGGGATACGCTTCTGTATTAAAAAATCAGAAGACAACTCTTAAACATAAATGCAAAAATGGTATCTGTCTCGCATCTGAATTTGATAATATATTCTACAAAACCACTAACTTAAAAGTTAGCAATTCTGGAATTATTAAATTTTACGAAGATTTTGATTCACTACAGAATGCAAGAAAAGTATCCGATCACATTCCGATCTGGTTTGAATTTTCTTTAAACTAA
- the infC gene encoding translation initiation factor IF-3, which yields MNNLIRVPEVRLVGENIEPGVFKIADALRLADQLELDLVEISPNAEPPVCKIMDYKKFVYEQKKRDKALKAKSSQVVVKEIRFGPQTDEHDYEFKRKNAEKFLKEGAKLKAFVFFKGRSIIYKDQGQILLLRLAQDLEEHGKVEAMPVLEGKRMIMFIAPKKKK from the coding sequence ATAAACAATCTTATTCGTGTTCCTGAAGTACGTCTTGTAGGTGAAAACATTGAGCCTGGGGTTTTTAAAATAGCAGACGCGTTACGTTTAGCTGATCAGCTTGAGCTGGATTTGGTTGAAATTTCGCCAAACGCTGAACCACCAGTTTGTAAAATCATGGACTACAAGAAATTTGTTTACGAACAAAAGAAAAGAGATAAAGCATTAAAAGCTAAATCTTCTCAGGTTGTTGTAAAAGAGATTCGATTTGGTCCTCAAACTGATGAGCATGATTATGAATTTAAGAGAAAGAACGCTGAGAAATTCTTGAAAGAAGGAGCTAAATTAAAAGCTTTTGTATTCTTTAAAGGACGTTCTATCATCTACAAAGATCAAGGTCAGATTCTATTATTACGTCTTGCTCAGGATTTAGAAGAACATGGTAAAGTTGAAGCTATGCCTGTTTTGGAAGGAAAGAGAATGATTATGTTCATTGCTCCGAAGAAAAAGAAATAG
- a CDS encoding tetratricopeptide repeat-containing sensor histidine kinase has translation MIKNLIRFFHKKNILFCLLIVCLIIATLFFVQFSGTEKQQKKHVKADLTIKIKKTSEKAHAFFNAGKFDSAYFYFNKTQLLCEPKEDYADAYVGSLNYIVEILQRYGNFYEAETTLIKAFPYLEKTSNKKYAINAYTFMAYNYFYTYNTEKALYYHRKALKTAISTFRKARILSEIAFVYVQQEKYQEAKDILEPISKCKIADQITPSNTNIVRSAILYNLALSYIGLGNHKEQALKCLDESLELTIPYNNDFELIANYFGYYKYYSKYYNPKLKKYYAEKSYYAAKRAKSAGNEIDRLADLIEVDKAENSKKLWKIYTRKNDSLYLSRKMAKNQFADLIYDSKKDKDENFELKNQKAEKELQLQRQKNRSYISYVVISLSLFIILFLIFYITTKGKREKNDIILKSEMRISQKLHNELNSNIYETLLFVQNNNVENKEDKEKLLNSLNNIYSKTRNISRENSKVPIDDRYLSVLKEMISEYKTQDVNIILNGLDSISWNKIDKNKKIILYRILQELLFNMKKSNTSSLVSIVAKEIDKNLIIYYTDNSSEITSENNILEKRLQNVENRIKTIKGTLNFDTSLQRGFKINFKFPI, from the coding sequence ATGATTAAGAACTTGATCCGCTTTTTTCACAAAAAAAATATTCTTTTCTGCTTGCTAATCGTTTGTTTGATTATAGCAACTCTTTTTTTCGTACAGTTTTCTGGAACAGAAAAACAACAAAAAAAGCACGTAAAAGCCGACCTCACAATTAAAATAAAAAAAACATCAGAAAAAGCTCATGCTTTTTTTAATGCTGGAAAATTTGACAGCGCTTATTTCTACTTTAACAAAACGCAATTACTATGTGAGCCAAAAGAAGATTATGCAGATGCATATGTTGGTTCATTAAACTACATAGTCGAAATCTTGCAACGATATGGCAATTTTTACGAAGCAGAAACAACACTTATAAAAGCATTTCCTTATTTAGAAAAAACATCTAATAAAAAGTATGCCATCAATGCTTACACGTTTATGGCTTACAACTATTTTTATACTTATAATACCGAAAAGGCACTATACTATCATAGAAAAGCTTTAAAAACAGCAATATCCACATTTAGAAAAGCGCGAATATTATCTGAAATTGCATTTGTTTATGTTCAACAAGAAAAATATCAAGAAGCTAAAGATATATTAGAGCCAATATCTAAGTGTAAAATTGCAGATCAAATTACACCTTCAAACACAAACATTGTACGTTCGGCCATATTGTATAATCTAGCTCTTTCCTACATAGGCCTAGGAAATCATAAAGAGCAAGCTTTAAAGTGCCTTGACGAAAGTTTAGAATTAACCATCCCATATAACAATGATTTTGAACTAATTGCTAACTATTTTGGTTATTATAAATATTACTCAAAATACTATAATCCAAAACTAAAAAAATATTATGCAGAGAAATCATATTATGCTGCAAAACGAGCAAAATCAGCAGGAAATGAGATCGATAGATTAGCCGATCTAATTGAAGTAGATAAAGCTGAAAATTCAAAAAAACTCTGGAAAATTTATACTAGAAAAAATGATAGTCTCTATTTAAGCAGAAAAATGGCAAAAAATCAATTTGCTGACTTAATATACGACTCAAAGAAAGATAAAGACGAAAACTTTGAACTCAAAAATCAAAAAGCAGAAAAAGAATTACAATTGCAAAGACAAAAAAACAGAAGCTATATTTCTTATGTCGTAATTTCTTTAAGCCTATTTATTATACTTTTTTTAATATTTTATATTACGACTAAAGGCAAACGAGAAAAAAACGACATCATACTTAAAAGTGAAATGAGAATATCTCAGAAACTCCATAATGAGCTTAACTCTAATATATATGAAACATTATTATTTGTTCAGAATAACAATGTAGAAAACAAGGAAGATAAAGAAAAACTGTTGAATAGTTTAAATAATATCTACTCGAAAACTCGAAATATATCGCGAGAAAACAGCAAAGTTCCTATTGATGACCGATACTTGTCTGTCTTGAAGGAAATGATTTCAGAATATAAAACTCAAGATGTGAACATTATCCTTAACGGCTTAGATTCCATTTCTTGGAATAAAATTGACAAAAATAAAAAAATAATACTCTACAGAATTTTGCAAGAATTACTATTCAATATGAAAAAATCTAACACTTCAAGTTTAGTAAGCATTGTTGCTAAAGAAATAGATAAAAACCTAATAATTTATTACACCGACAACAGCAGTGAAATCACATCAGAAAATAATATTTTAGAAAAAAGACTACAAAATGTGGAAAACCGTATTAAAACAATAAAAGGAACTCTTAATTTTGACACAAGCTTGCAAAGAGGTTTTAAAATTAATTTCAAATTCCCAATATAA
- the rplT gene encoding 50S ribosomal protein L20, whose protein sequence is MPRSVNSVAKRARRKKIMKQAKGFFGRRKNVWTVAKNAVEKAMSYAYRDRKQNKRNFRSLWIQRINAGARLEGMSYSQFMGKVKANGIELNRKVLADLAMNHPEAFKAILNKVK, encoded by the coding sequence ATGCCAAGATCGGTAAATTCAGTTGCTAAAAGAGCAAGAAGAAAAAAAATAATGAAGCAAGCCAAAGGTTTCTTTGGAAGACGTAAAAACGTTTGGACAGTTGCTAAGAATGCAGTAGAGAAAGCGATGAGCTACGCTTACCGCGATAGAAAACAAAACAAAAGAAATTTCCGTTCATTATGGATTCAACGTATCAACGCTGGAGCTAGATTAGAAGGAATGTCTTATTCTCAATTCATGGGGAAAGTTAAAGCTAACGGAATCGAATTGAACCGTAAAGTTCTTGCAGATTTAGCTATGAACCACCCAGAAGCTTTCAAAGCTATTCTTAATAAAGTAAAATAA
- a CDS encoding response regulator — translation MFKKVLVAEDLDSISIAVIQVLEELQVPVINHVKYCDEGLLKIKKALADKEPYDLLITDLSFKSDHRKVNLNSGDELIEAINTVQPNLKKIVFSIEDKSYRIKTLFNELGINAYVSKGRNSISELRNAIESTFNNEEKILSSDLSFSFNDKSLIEIESYDISILKLLSQGYILESISKEFKDLSITPNGTSSIEKRINKLKIYFKANNNVHLIAIAKDFGLV, via the coding sequence ATGTTTAAAAAAGTTTTAGTTGCCGAAGATTTAGATAGTATCAGCATTGCAGTAATTCAAGTACTTGAAGAGTTACAGGTTCCAGTAATTAACCATGTGAAGTATTGCGACGAAGGCTTGCTTAAAATAAAAAAAGCATTGGCTGATAAAGAACCTTATGATTTATTGATTACAGATTTATCATTTAAATCTGATCACAGAAAAGTAAACTTAAATAGTGGAGACGAACTTATTGAGGCTATAAATACAGTGCAACCAAACCTAAAAAAAATTGTTTTTTCTATAGAAGATAAAAGTTATAGAATTAAAACACTTTTTAACGAATTAGGCATCAATGCTTATGTTTCTAAAGGACGAAATAGTATTTCAGAACTAAGAAATGCAATTGAAAGTACATTTAACAATGAAGAAAAAATACTTTCTTCTGATTTGTCTTTTAGTTTCAACGATAAGTCCTTAATCGAAATTGAATCTTATGATATTTCAATCTTAAAACTTTTATCACAAGGATACATTTTAGAAAGCATTTCTAAAGAGTTTAAAGATTTATCGATAACTCCCAACGGAACAAGCAGTATCGAAAAAAGAATAAATAAACTAAAAATTTACTTTAAAGCCAATAACAATGTGCATTTGATTGCAATCGCAAAAGATTTCGGCTTGGTGTAA